The Bacteroidota bacterium genome includes a region encoding these proteins:
- a CDS encoding GDP-mannose dehydrogenase, which translates to MEETKVNYSITPWGEKFEIPLESEYQAELEKIEHQVKEARAEGKEIVVVMGVGFVGAVMAAIVADTKDENGKSTKFVIGCQRPSKRSYWKIPILNRAESPVKAEDPEVDILINRCVQDSKTLVATYNSDCLKFADCVVVDVQCDFKKNDLGNMKTGDTDMAALEATIKTIGERVMPNCLTLIETTVAPGTTEFVAWPILKKEYKKRGIDSVPLLSHSFERVMPGREYVASIRDFWRVCSGCESEARARVEKFLHEVLNTKEFPLTVMDRPIESETTKIVENSYRATTLAYLNEWSLFAERNGVDIIKVINAIKMRPTHSNMIFPGPGIGGYCLPKDGGLGYWAYRHILGFEDGDSIFKLTPTAIDINDTRSLHVAELTRDALRNMDRYIAGAKVLICGASYRQDVGDTRYSGSEMVVRKLSEMGAEMDVHDPYVENWYEFEEQDNKNEEAYSWKRFFRNQQNLTDIKVSKNLPEALKDTEALILAVPHEEYLILDPDDIVKWAGGPIAIVDCFGILSDEKIRRYFELDCEVKALGRGHIARIKREVKKN; encoded by the coding sequence ATGGAAGAAACTAAAGTAAATTATTCGATTACTCCTTGGGGAGAAAAATTTGAAATTCCATTAGAGTCTGAATATCAGGCTGAATTGGAAAAAATTGAACATCAAGTTAAGGAAGCCAGAGCTGAGGGAAAAGAGATTGTTGTGGTGATGGGAGTAGGATTCGTTGGAGCTGTAATGGCAGCAATTGTAGCCGATACAAAAGACGAAAACGGAAAATCGACCAAATTTGTAATTGGCTGTCAACGTCCGAGCAAAAGAAGTTATTGGAAAATTCCGATACTTAATAGAGCAGAATCGCCTGTAAAAGCTGAAGATCCTGAAGTGGATATTTTGATAAATCGTTGCGTTCAAGACTCAAAAACTTTAGTTGCAACCTACAATAGCGATTGCCTAAAATTCGCCGATTGTGTCGTAGTTGATGTTCAGTGCGATTTCAAGAAAAACGATCTGGGAAATATGAAAACCGGCGATACTGATATGGCAGCCCTTGAAGCTACAATCAAAACTATTGGAGAAAGAGTTATGCCAAATTGCCTTACTTTGATAGAAACTACAGTAGCTCCGGGAACTACCGAATTTGTTGCCTGGCCAATTCTAAAAAAAGAATATAAAAAACGAGGAATTGACTCTGTGCCTTTACTTTCGCATAGTTTTGAAAGAGTTATGCCCGGCAGGGAATATGTAGCAAGTATTCGCGATTTTTGGAGAGTTTGTTCAGGTTGTGAATCGGAAGCACGTGCCCGAGTAGAAAAATTCTTGCACGAAGTTCTAAACACTAAAGAATTTCCATTGACAGTTATGGATCGACCCATTGAGTCTGAAACTACCAAAATAGTAGAAAATTCTTATCGTGCAACTACACTTGCATATTTGAACGAATGGAGCCTATTTGCTGAACGGAACGGAGTGGATATTATTAAGGTTATCAATGCAATTAAAATGAGACCTACCCATAGCAATATGATTTTCCCAGGTCCGGGAATTGGTGGATATTGTTTACCAAAAGACGGAGGTTTAGGCTATTGGGCATATCGCCATATTTTAGGTTTTGAAGACGGCGACAGTATTTTTAAACTTACACCAACAGCTATTGATATAAATGATACTCGTTCGCTGCATGTGGCAGAACTTACAAGAGATGCTTTAAGAAATATGGACAGATATATTGCTGGAGCAAAAGTCCTTATTTGTGGTGCAAGCTATCGTCAAGATGTGGGTGATACCCGATATAGCGGTAGCGAAATGGTTGTAAGGAAACTTTCGGAAATGGGTGCAGAAATGGACGTTCACGATCCATACGTAGAAAATTGGTATGAATTTGAAGAGCAAGACAATAAAAACGAGGAAGCATATTCATGGAAAAGGTTTTTCCGTAACCAACAAAACCTTACTGATATAAAAGTCTCGAAAAACTTACCCGAGGCTCTTAAAGACACCGAAGCTCTAATACTTGCTGTGCCGCATGAAGAATATTTGATATTAGATCCTGACGATATTGTGAAATGGGCTGGAGGACCAATAGCTATTGTAGATTGTTTTGGAATTTTGTCGGACGAAAAGATTCGTCGA